Proteins encoded together in one Triticum dicoccoides isolate Atlit2015 ecotype Zavitan chromosome 7B, WEW_v2.0, whole genome shotgun sequence window:
- the LOC119338467 gene encoding stromal cell-derived factor 2-like protein: protein MAASVLALAVALLLGASSRVDHGAAAAPVSDEGLQVTYGSTVKLMHEKTKVRLHSHDVAYGSGSGQQSVTGFPEIDDSNSYWIVRPTLDSSAKQGDAVETGSIIRLQHMRTRRWLHSHLHASPLSGNLEVSCFGGDGQSDTGDYWRLEIEGKDKVWKRDQKVRLRHVDTGGYLHSHNKKYNRLGGGQQEVCGVRDKRAENIWSTAEGVYLPVDESK, encoded by the exons ATGGCCGCGTCCGTCCTCGCGCTCGCCGTGGCGCTCCTCCTCGGGGCTAGCTCCCGGGTCGACCACGGCGCGGCCGCCGCCCCCGTATCGGATGAGGGGCTCCAG GTCACCTACGGGAGCACGGTGAAGCTGATGCACGAGAAGACCAAGGTGAGGCTTCACTCGCACGACGTGGCCTACGGCTCTGGCAGCGGCCAGCAGTCCGTCACCGGCTTCCCCGAAATCGACGACTCCAATAGCTACTGG ATTGTGAGACCTACTCTTGATTCATCAGCCAAACAAGGTGATGCTGTTGAAACTGGTAGCATCATCAGGTTGCAACACATGAGGACACGGAGATGGTTACACAGCCACTTGCATGCTTCACCATTATCTGGTAACCTAGAG GTTAGCTGTTTTGGTGGGGATGGACAATCAGATACCGGTGACTATTGGAG GCTAGAAATTGAGGGAAAGGACAAGGTATGGAAGCGAGATCAGAAGGTAAGATTGCGTCATGTTGATACGGGCGGCTATCTGCACAGTCACAACAAGAAGTATAACAGGCTTGGTGGTGGGCAGCAAGAG GTCTGTGGTGTTCGAGACAAGCGAGCTGAGAATATTTGGTCGACAGCGGAGGGCGTTTATCTCCCAGTCGATGAAAGCAAGTGA